In Chitinophaga sp. HK235, a single window of DNA contains:
- a CDS encoding efflux RND transporter periplasmic adaptor subunit, translating to MMRVLLSTGLIGSIFLFSCKPRKTPPNPPMPVNVFTVTGQKVWYYDKYPATTQALSQVDMRPQVQGYITGIFFKEGAVVKKGQKLYEIDQRLYQQSLKTAQANLLIAQGNLKQAQQDADRYVYLNKYNAVAKQLYDHALITLENAKGSVKASEQAVKTAGTNLTYATILAPFDGTVGFSLVKIGDMVSVGSTILNTISTNNPMAVDFVINEKQLQHYEDLLKGRLPEPDSLFTILLPNGTLYSRLGKIYTIDRAVDQQTGAIRVRLVFPNPANDLKVGMSCVVRVHDQDEGLQLVIPNKAIVEQMGEYFVYVVKDTVMAPKGKTTATSYDKGPQLRAFQKKVKLGQTVLDKVIIKEGIQEGDRIVVDGVQSLHDGARVTLGNGIPPENSNNNGKKK from the coding sequence ATGATGAGGGTATTGTTGAGTACCGGTCTGATAGGCAGTATTTTTCTGTTCTCCTGCAAACCCAGGAAAACACCGCCCAATCCCCCTATGCCGGTGAATGTGTTTACGGTAACGGGTCAGAAGGTATGGTATTATGATAAATATCCCGCTACCACACAGGCCCTGAGCCAGGTAGACATGCGGCCGCAGGTGCAGGGCTATATCACCGGTATCTTTTTTAAAGAAGGCGCTGTGGTAAAAAAAGGGCAGAAGTTGTATGAGATCGATCAGCGGCTGTATCAGCAGTCACTTAAAACTGCACAGGCCAACCTGCTGATAGCACAGGGAAACCTGAAGCAGGCACAACAGGATGCTGACCGTTACGTATATCTCAACAAATACAATGCGGTAGCCAAACAGCTCTACGATCATGCACTCATCACCCTCGAAAATGCCAAAGGTTCGGTGAAGGCCTCTGAGCAAGCCGTGAAAACAGCTGGTACCAATCTCACCTACGCCACTATCCTGGCTCCGTTCGATGGCACCGTCGGTTTCAGCCTGGTGAAAATCGGTGATATGGTCAGTGTCGGCTCTACCATCCTCAATACCATCTCTACCAACAATCCCATGGCAGTAGATTTTGTGATCAACGAAAAACAATTGCAGCATTATGAAGACCTGCTCAAAGGCAGGCTGCCGGAGCCCGATTCCCTGTTCACCATACTACTGCCCAATGGAACGTTGTATTCGCGTTTAGGGAAGATATATACCATCGACCGGGCAGTAGACCAGCAGACCGGCGCTATCCGGGTACGCCTGGTTTTTCCCAACCCAGCCAATGATCTGAAGGTAGGAATGAGTTGCGTGGTGCGGGTACATGACCAGGATGAAGGCCTGCAGCTGGTCATTCCTAATAAAGCCATTGTAGAACAGATGGGGGAATATTTTGTATACGTGGTAAAGGATACGGTGATGGCTCCAAAAGGAAAGACCACCGCAACCAGCTATGATAAAGGCCCGCAGCTAAGGGCTTTCCAGAAAAAGGTAAAACTGGGACAGACAGTACTCGACAAGGTAATTATCAAAGAAGGCATCCAGGAGGGAGACAGGATAGTGGTAGACGGTGTACAGTCGCTGCACGACGGAGCCCGCGTCACCCTGGGCAATGGCATCCCTCCCGAAAACAGCAACAATAACGGCAAAAAAAAGTGA
- a CDS encoding helix-turn-helix transcriptional regulator: MVALRIIPDRNDFKLKKGFKEMFGNTVFGYMNQVRMEKAKLLLLEGKNSIADISFTVGYKNPQHFTAAFKKHFGYLPSELKS; this comes from the coding sequence GTGGTCGCTCTGCGGATAATACCGGACCGCAATGATTTTAAGCTGAAGAAGGGATTTAAGGAGATGTTTGGGAATACCGTGTTCGGCTATATGAACCAGGTGCGGATGGAGAAAGCTAAACTGCTGCTGCTGGAAGGAAAAAACAGTATTGCGGATATCTCATTTACAGTGGGATATAAAAACCCGCAACACTTTACGGCTGCCTTCAAAAAACATTTTGGGTACCTGCCCAGTGAACTGAAAAGTTAA
- a CDS encoding TolC family protein, which produces MLWIIFLTSVSIRVSGQTVQDSSSYLTLGNCIAYAMKHQPVLHQAYLKMDITKASNAISVAGWYPQVAVNGSITHYLKLPTSFVNNASTGNVPVAQTTGVVNSSATGLAVTQALFSPTLLTAVKSAPLFIRQTRQVTDSTKIGLVVNVTKAFYNLLLTLEQIEVLKGDTIRLGQSTRDAYHQYIGGIVDETDYKQAFISLNNSTAQLRLAVENVRPQYATLKQLMGYPPRENFHIVFDTTELMQNINIDTTEQLQFEKRIEYQLLSTSMDLQRQVTRFYQLEALPVVSAFYNYNADFYNKSFSKLFNTSYTNSFLGVSLTIPVFTGFARLQNIKKSRLMEQVLESQTTDLKSLIYTEYTTALAGYKGYRYSLQLMQDNLQMAQRVYFVVNLQYKQGIVPYLNVITAESNLITAETGYLNALLQLLSSKVDLQKAMGNISY; this is translated from the coding sequence TTGTTATGGATTATCTTTCTGACCAGCGTATCTATAAGGGTTTCCGGGCAAACGGTGCAGGACAGCAGCAGCTATCTTACACTGGGCAATTGTATAGCATATGCGATGAAACACCAGCCGGTGCTACATCAGGCGTATCTGAAGATGGATATTACCAAAGCCTCCAATGCCATCAGCGTGGCGGGCTGGTATCCGCAGGTAGCGGTTAATGGTAGTATCACCCACTATCTGAAGCTGCCTACCAGTTTTGTTAACAATGCTTCCACCGGCAATGTTCCTGTGGCACAAACAACCGGAGTTGTCAATTCCTCCGCTACGGGTCTGGCAGTTACGCAGGCCTTATTCAGCCCCACGCTACTGACAGCCGTGAAAAGCGCGCCCCTGTTCATCCGGCAGACAAGGCAGGTAACAGACAGTACCAAAATAGGACTGGTGGTAAACGTTACCAAAGCCTTTTACAACCTGCTGCTGACACTGGAACAGATTGAAGTGCTCAAAGGTGATACCATACGACTCGGACAAAGCACCCGGGATGCTTATCACCAGTACATCGGAGGCATCGTAGATGAAACAGACTACAAACAGGCCTTCATCTCCCTGAATAATTCCACCGCACAACTACGGCTGGCCGTAGAGAATGTACGGCCACAATACGCTACCCTGAAACAACTGATGGGATACCCGCCTCGTGAAAACTTCCATATCGTTTTTGATACCACAGAACTGATGCAGAACATCAACATCGACACTACTGAACAACTGCAGTTCGAAAAACGGATCGAGTATCAGCTGCTATCCACTTCCATGGATTTACAACGCCAGGTGACCCGGTTTTATCAGCTCGAAGCCCTGCCGGTCGTTTCCGCATTCTACAATTACAACGCTGATTTTTATAACAAATCGTTTTCCAAACTTTTTAATACGTCTTATACCAATTCCTTTCTGGGCGTGTCATTGACCATCCCGGTGTTTACCGGGTTCGCGCGGTTGCAGAACATAAAAAAATCAAGGCTGATGGAACAGGTGCTGGAAAGCCAGACAACAGACCTGAAGTCGCTGATCTATACGGAATATACCACTGCGCTGGCAGGCTACAAAGGTTACCGGTATAGTCTGCAACTCATGCAGGACAACCTGCAGATGGCCCAAAGGGTATATTTTGTTGTAAACCTGCAGTACAAACAAGGCATCGTTCCTTATCTGAACGTGATCACTGCAGAATCCAATTTAATAACAGCTGAAACAGGTTATCTGAATGCCCTGCTGCAGTTATTGTCCAGCAAGGTAGACCTGCAGAAGGCCATGGGTAATATCTCTTACTGA
- a CDS encoding efflux RND transporter permease subunit, whose product MIANTFIKRPVTAIVISLVLMISGIVCIFNLAVDQYPNISPPSVSVSGSYTGADAETVEQTVAIPVEEQVNGVPGMRYMQSTSTNTGAVSIRVTFNIGTNVRIAALNVQNRVGIAKPLLPSVVSQLGLTVRASNPDMLMMVAIYSPHQTHNINFVNNYAYSYLQDALLRVPGVGDVTVRADPFSMRIWMDPQKMAAYGITTGDVRTALSEQNAYLAAGAVGEPPQHADQVFERTIIVNGQLNKPEQFEKVIVKTKPGTGELVYLKDIARVELGKFTFSANSFMDGKPSAYVMVYQAPGSNALQTADNVYKTMEELKKTFPNDLDYEVPFESVTIIRVSMSEVVKTLLQALGLVAVVVFLFLQNLRSTLIPVFAIPVSILATFIFFLPLGFTINTLSMFGFVLAIGIVVDDAIIVVEAVQHYMDQQGMSPKEATYQAMKEISAPVVAIALILASVFVPVGFIPGIVGRLYQQFAITIAISVILSAFVALSLTPALCSILLKPSHANKKLGFIGRIFQRYNKWFERVTNSYSSGVKKCIQHGRYVIIFLIILCIATVYLFKIKPSGFIPPEDGGRLYITYQLPEGTATTHSVETIKKIMKIIGEVPGVAHYSALSGLNILNGGSNSNNGSIFCMLKPWDERTTPETRFPGIINVIKKRIAQAGIINANVVVTQPPPIRGIGQASGFSMQIQQGNTNDDLHQFEAVVQRFLAECKKYPAIATAYCYYSAHTPNYRLTVDREKCQKLGVNIADVYNAMQANMGSLLINNFTLYNRTFHVVVQADTVFRALISDMNNYYVHNRAGTMVPISTMISYVPTETAPLITHFNIFRSAEVDGNTPPGYSTGQGIAALKEVAAKVLPRGYTYEFSGLSYEEIRAGSTTIYIFTFSIIFVFLFLAALYESWSVPFSVLLAVPISAFGAILTLTFIPLLSNNVYAQIGLITLIGLSSKNAILIVEFAKERVDRGEGLIRSTLQAVKLRLRPIVMTSMAFILGVLPLALATGAGAVSRNTIGFTVLGGMIASTSMAIFIVPVLFVLFTRWSYGKKELAWLEAHHEELMEKARRVEEQNIDPVLEYEIASARQQNEEEKGKKED is encoded by the coding sequence ATGATCGCTAATACTTTCATAAAAAGGCCGGTAACGGCCATTGTTATTTCATTAGTATTAATGATCTCGGGTATCGTATGCATTTTTAATCTGGCAGTAGACCAGTACCCCAACATATCGCCGCCTTCCGTGTCTGTTTCCGGCTCGTATACCGGCGCTGATGCGGAAACAGTTGAACAAACGGTGGCCATCCCTGTAGAAGAACAGGTGAACGGCGTGCCGGGTATGCGTTATATGCAGAGTACCAGCACCAATACCGGTGCGGTCAGTATCAGGGTGACTTTTAATATCGGCACCAATGTCCGTATTGCAGCACTAAACGTACAGAACAGGGTAGGCATTGCCAAACCACTGCTGCCTTCAGTGGTAAGCCAGCTGGGGCTGACCGTGCGTGCCAGTAATCCGGATATGCTGATGATGGTGGCTATCTATTCCCCTCATCAGACCCATAATATCAACTTTGTCAACAACTACGCCTACTCTTATCTGCAGGATGCACTGCTGCGTGTGCCGGGCGTAGGTGACGTAACCGTCCGCGCCGATCCTTTCAGTATGCGTATCTGGATGGACCCGCAGAAAATGGCCGCCTATGGTATCACTACCGGCGATGTGAGGACAGCGCTCAGTGAGCAGAATGCCTATCTGGCTGCCGGCGCTGTGGGTGAGCCCCCCCAGCATGCTGATCAGGTGTTTGAAAGAACGATCATCGTTAACGGGCAGCTTAATAAGCCGGAACAGTTTGAAAAAGTAATCGTGAAAACCAAACCGGGAACCGGCGAACTGGTATATCTGAAAGATATTGCCCGGGTAGAACTGGGCAAGTTCACCTTTTCTGCCAACTCCTTTATGGATGGCAAACCCTCCGCTTATGTCATGGTATATCAGGCACCGGGTAGTAACGCGCTGCAAACAGCGGATAATGTGTACAAGACGATGGAGGAACTAAAAAAGACTTTTCCCAACGACCTGGATTATGAAGTACCTTTTGAATCCGTGACCATTATCAGGGTGTCTATGTCTGAAGTGGTGAAAACACTGCTGCAGGCGCTGGGGCTGGTGGCAGTGGTGGTGTTCCTCTTCCTGCAAAATCTTCGTTCCACCCTCATTCCCGTTTTCGCGATCCCTGTTTCCATTCTGGCCACCTTTATTTTCTTCCTTCCGCTGGGTTTTACCATTAATACCCTTTCCATGTTTGGTTTTGTGCTGGCTATTGGTATTGTGGTGGATGATGCCATTATTGTGGTAGAAGCGGTACAGCACTATATGGATCAACAGGGCATGTCGCCGAAAGAAGCCACCTATCAGGCTATGAAGGAGATTTCTGCGCCGGTGGTGGCCATTGCCCTGATACTGGCATCCGTATTTGTGCCGGTGGGCTTTATCCCCGGCATTGTGGGGCGGCTGTATCAGCAGTTTGCCATCACCATCGCCATTTCCGTTATCCTGTCTGCTTTTGTGGCGTTATCACTTACGCCTGCTTTGTGTTCCATCCTCCTGAAACCTTCCCATGCCAACAAAAAACTGGGCTTCATAGGTCGTATCTTCCAGCGCTACAACAAATGGTTTGAGCGGGTTACCAACAGTTATTCCAGCGGCGTGAAAAAATGTATCCAGCATGGAAGGTATGTCATCATCTTCCTGATCATCCTTTGTATCGCGACGGTATATCTTTTTAAAATAAAACCCTCCGGATTTATTCCACCGGAAGATGGAGGCCGCTTGTATATTACCTATCAGTTGCCGGAAGGAACGGCTACCACTCATTCTGTGGAAACGATCAAAAAAATTATGAAGATCATAGGGGAGGTGCCGGGAGTAGCCCATTACTCGGCACTTTCCGGACTGAACATCCTCAACGGTGGCTCCAACTCCAACAATGGCAGTATCTTTTGTATGCTGAAACCCTGGGATGAGCGAACTACACCAGAGACCCGTTTCCCCGGTATTATCAATGTCATCAAAAAACGGATTGCCCAGGCGGGCATCATCAATGCCAATGTGGTGGTGACACAGCCTCCGCCCATCCGGGGCATTGGGCAGGCCTCCGGTTTTTCCATGCAGATACAACAGGGGAATACCAACGACGACCTGCACCAGTTTGAAGCCGTTGTACAGCGGTTCCTGGCGGAATGTAAAAAATACCCGGCCATCGCAACAGCTTATTGTTATTATTCGGCACATACCCCTAACTATCGCCTGACGGTAGACCGGGAAAAATGCCAGAAGCTGGGCGTCAACATCGCCGATGTGTACAATGCGATGCAGGCCAATATGGGCAGTTTGCTGATCAACAATTTCACCCTGTACAACCGCACCTTCCACGTGGTGGTGCAGGCGGATACGGTCTTCAGGGCCCTGATCTCGGATATGAACAATTATTATGTGCATAACCGGGCCGGCACTATGGTACCCATCAGCACTATGATCAGCTACGTGCCTACAGAAACGGCTCCGCTGATCACGCATTTTAATATTTTCCGTTCAGCAGAGGTAGATGGTAATACACCACCCGGATACAGTACTGGTCAGGGTATAGCAGCACTGAAGGAAGTCGCTGCTAAGGTGCTGCCACGGGGATATACCTACGAATTTTCAGGGCTTAGTTATGAAGAAATCAGGGCGGGTTCTACGACTATTTACATTTTTACCTTCTCTATCATCTTTGTATTCCTGTTTCTGGCTGCCTTGTATGAAAGCTGGTCGGTGCCGTTTTCCGTGTTGCTGGCCGTGCCGATCAGTGCCTTCGGCGCTATTCTGACGCTCACTTTTATTCCGTTGTTGTCCAACAACGTATATGCGCAAATAGGTTTGATAACATTAATTGGTCTTTCATCGAAGAATGCCATTCTGATTGTGGAGTTTGCCAAAGAGCGGGTAGACAGGGGAGAAGGGTTGATACGTTCTACCCTACAGGCGGTAAAACTACGTCTGCGGCCGATTGTCATGACTTCCATGGCATTTATCCTGGGCGTGCTGCCATTGGCGCTGGCTACGGGAGCGGGAGCTGTATCACGCAATACGATTGGTTTTACGGTGTTGGGTGGTATGATCGCTTCTACCTCTATGGCTATCTTTATAGTGCCGGTATTGTTTGTGTTGTTTACCCGGTGGTCATATGGTAAAAAGGAACTGGCCTGGCTGGAAGCGCATCACGAGGAGCTGATGGAGAAAGCCCGTAGAGTAGAAGAACAGAATATAGACCCGGTACTGGAATATGAAATAGCCTCCGCCCGCCAGCAAAATGAAGAAGAAAAAGGGAAGAAGGAAGATTAA
- a CDS encoding phage tail protein, with protein MSTPFISEISIVAFNFAPKGYALCNGQLLPIQQNQALFSLLGTTYGGDGRVNFGLPNLQGRIAMHEGNGHTLGEVSGSAFNTLTPNQIMGHAHAITADMQIQTGTAADNTSPANAFAAPAASGNPRYSNLADDQMAAIPVAQLQADPSVPFMTENNNTTGLPIENRMPYLCLNFIIALQGVFPSPT; from the coding sequence ATGTCGACTCCTTTTATATCAGAGATTTCTATTGTTGCATTTAATTTCGCCCCTAAAGGGTATGCATTATGCAACGGTCAGCTGCTTCCTATCCAGCAGAATCAGGCTTTGTTTTCTTTATTAGGCACCACTTATGGTGGTGATGGCCGCGTCAATTTCGGTTTACCCAATCTGCAGGGCAGAATAGCCATGCACGAGGGGAATGGCCATACACTGGGAGAAGTCTCGGGTAGTGCCTTCAATACGCTCACGCCCAATCAGATAATGGGGCATGCACATGCCATAACAGCTGACATGCAGATACAAACCGGCACTGCTGCTGACAATACCTCTCCTGCCAATGCCTTTGCCGCACCTGCGGCCAGTGGCAACCCTCGGTACAGCAATCTGGCTGATGATCAAATGGCCGCCATACCCGTAGCGCAGCTGCAGGCTGATCCCTCAGTCCCTTTCATGACTGAAAACAACAACACGACAGGCCTGCCCATTGAAAACAGGATGCCATACCTCTGTCTGAATTTTATTATCGCGCTTCAGGGCGTTTTCCCTTCACCAACTTAA
- a CDS encoding efflux RND transporter permease subunit, with protein sequence MIANTFIKRPVTAIVTSIVLVVSGVLSILNLPVDQYPDITPPIVQVNAQFTGADAQTVEQTVATPIEEQVNGTPGMEYMQSNSTNNGLMTLNVTFGIGTDIDIATLDVQNRVSIANPLLPSVASRLGITVRAVNPSMLMMVALYSPKGTHDITFLDNYTNIFVQDALLRIKGVGSINRFTDDFSMRIWLDPEKMASYALTPQDIITALNAQNVQVAAGSAGVPPQLPTQTFEIGILVNGRLSKVSEFEQIIVKTNPQSGELVYLKDVARVELGKFTFSSNSFVDGHRASYLRIYQAPGSNALETATAIYKELALLRKNFPTDVEYSVPFESVTVVKVSMEDVVLTLIMTLILVAIVVFVFLQNWRATLIPVLAIPVSIFGTFCFFIPLGFTINTLTMFGFVLAIGIVVDDAIIVVEAVQHYMDQEGMSAKEATYHAMKDISAPVVAIALILASVFVPVGFIPGIVGRLYQQFAITIAISVIISAFIALSLTPALCTLLLKPSAIKREATGLNKIFFRFNTWFDQLTAHYSAGVKRSIQLSRLVVIILVCICIGAYLLFKVKPSGFIPSEDDGNLYVTFQLPAGASTAQSVSIMQQLMKVVAETPGVAHYAALSGLNVVTNATNSNCGTIYIQLRPWEERKTTKVRVPGIMRVMRERIAEAGIKGATVQVIQPSPIPGVGATVGFSAQVEQRSTNDDIHQFENIVKKFVAAANQHPAITNASTYFAAQTPSYSLTVDREKCEKLGVNIGDVFTTIQAFMGSLYINDFTAYNRTFHVVVQADTTFRSMISDMNKYYVRNQAGTMLPLGTLISYQPAEAAPLLSHFNVFRSAEVDGATTEGHSSTDALNALQDIAAQVLPQGYALEFSGLSYEEIRAGSTTIYIFLFSITFVFLFLAALYESWSVPFSVLLSVPIGAFGAILTLVLVPGLTNNVYAQIGLITLIGLAAKNAILIVEFAKVRVDRGEDLLASTLEAVRLRLRPIVMTSLAFILGVMPLVLATGSGAVSRRTIGFTVLGGMTAATTIAIFVVPVLFVVITRLSYGKDKLAWLKAHHEELMVKAQKVEQQDIDAQLEYEIAKAREQHDEEMRSQKGDT encoded by the coding sequence ATGATTGCAAATACATTCATAAAAAGACCCGTGACAGCCATCGTTACATCCATTGTACTGGTGGTATCCGGGGTGCTTAGTATTCTCAATCTTCCTGTAGACCAGTATCCTGATATTACACCGCCCATTGTACAGGTCAATGCGCAGTTTACAGGAGCAGATGCACAAACCGTAGAACAAACTGTGGCCACACCCATAGAGGAACAGGTAAACGGTACGCCGGGCATGGAATATATGCAGAGCAACAGTACCAACAATGGTTTAATGACCCTCAACGTGACCTTCGGTATCGGAACTGATATAGACATCGCTACCCTGGATGTGCAGAACAGGGTCAGCATTGCCAATCCCTTATTGCCTTCGGTGGCCAGCCGCCTGGGTATTACCGTCCGCGCCGTAAACCCAAGCATGCTGATGATGGTGGCCCTGTACTCACCCAAAGGCACACACGATATTACCTTCCTGGACAACTATACGAATATCTTTGTACAGGATGCATTGCTGCGTATTAAAGGCGTGGGAAGCATCAACCGGTTTACCGATGACTTCAGCATGCGTATCTGGCTCGACCCGGAGAAAATGGCTTCATACGCCCTCACACCACAGGATATCATCACGGCACTGAATGCGCAGAATGTACAGGTGGCAGCAGGATCAGCCGGTGTGCCGCCACAGCTGCCTACGCAAACCTTTGAGATCGGAATACTGGTTAACGGCCGTCTCAGCAAGGTGTCTGAATTTGAGCAGATCATTGTTAAAACCAATCCCCAGAGCGGAGAGCTGGTATATTTGAAAGATGTGGCCAGGGTGGAACTGGGCAAGTTCACCTTCTCGAGCAATTCATTTGTTGACGGGCACCGTGCTTCTTATCTGCGTATTTACCAGGCACCGGGCAGTAATGCGCTGGAGACAGCCACTGCCATCTATAAGGAGCTGGCCCTGCTCAGAAAAAATTTCCCAACAGATGTGGAATACAGTGTGCCCTTTGAATCTGTGACTGTGGTAAAGGTGTCTATGGAAGACGTGGTGCTCACGCTGATCATGACGCTGATACTGGTAGCAATAGTGGTGTTCGTATTCCTGCAAAACTGGCGCGCTACGCTGATTCCCGTGCTGGCCATCCCTGTTTCTATTTTCGGGACGTTCTGCTTTTTTATACCACTGGGATTTACGATCAATACGCTGACCATGTTTGGTTTTGTGCTGGCCATTGGTATTGTGGTGGATGATGCCATCATTGTGGTGGAAGCGGTACAGCATTATATGGACCAGGAAGGCATGTCTGCTAAGGAAGCCACCTATCACGCGATGAAGGACATCTCTGCGCCGGTGGTAGCCATCGCACTGATACTGGCGTCGGTATTTGTGCCGGTAGGCTTTATTCCGGGTATCGTTGGCCGCCTTTATCAGCAGTTTGCCATCACCATCGCCATATCGGTGATCATCTCTGCCTTCATTGCCCTGTCGCTCACACCGGCATTGTGTACGCTGCTGCTGAAACCTAGCGCCATCAAGCGGGAAGCCACCGGACTGAATAAAATATTCTTCCGCTTCAATACCTGGTTCGATCAATTGACAGCACATTATTCCGCCGGTGTAAAACGAAGTATACAGTTATCCCGGCTGGTGGTCATTATACTCGTCTGTATTTGTATCGGTGCGTATTTGCTTTTTAAGGTGAAACCCTCTGGTTTTATTCCTTCGGAAGATGATGGCAACCTGTATGTGACGTTTCAATTACCCGCCGGGGCTTCTACAGCGCAGTCGGTGAGTATCATGCAGCAGTTGATGAAGGTGGTGGCTGAAACGCCGGGCGTGGCGCACTATGCGGCGCTGTCGGGTCTGAATGTGGTGACCAATGCCACCAATTCCAACTGCGGTACTATTTACATACAGCTTCGTCCATGGGAAGAGCGGAAGACAACTAAAGTACGGGTGCCGGGCATTATGCGCGTGATGAGGGAACGGATTGCGGAAGCAGGTATCAAAGGCGCTACAGTACAGGTGATACAACCTTCTCCCATCCCGGGAGTGGGCGCTACAGTAGGTTTTAGCGCACAGGTAGAACAGCGCAGTACCAACGATGATATACACCAGTTTGAGAATATAGTGAAGAAGTTTGTAGCTGCTGCCAATCAGCATCCGGCTATCACGAATGCCAGTACTTATTTTGCCGCGCAAACACCTAGCTACAGCCTGACAGTAGACAGAGAGAAATGTGAGAAGCTGGGAGTGAACATCGGAGATGTGTTTACCACCATTCAGGCTTTTATGGGAAGTTTGTACATCAACGATTTTACCGCCTATAACCGTACCTTCCATGTGGTGGTGCAGGCAGATACCACCTTTCGGAGCATGATCTCCGATATGAATAAATACTATGTGCGTAACCAGGCAGGCACCATGCTGCCGCTGGGGACCCTGATCAGCTACCAGCCTGCGGAAGCAGCGCCGCTGCTCTCTCATTTTAATGTATTCCGCTCCGCCGAGGTGGATGGGGCTACAACAGAAGGACATAGCAGCACCGATGCCCTCAATGCGTTGCAGGATATCGCTGCCCAGGTACTCCCGCAGGGTTATGCACTGGAGTTTTCCGGGCTGAGTTATGAAGAGATCAGGGCAGGATCTACCACCATCTACATTTTCCTGTTCTCTATCACTTTTGTGTTTCTGTTCCTGGCAGCCCTCTACGAAAGCTGGTCGGTGCCCTTTTCGGTATTGTTGTCGGTACCGATTGGTGCATTTGGCGCTATTCTTACACTGGTACTGGTGCCGGGTTTGACAAACAACGTATATGCACAGATAGGGCTGATTACACTCATTGGCCTGGCAGCTAAAAATGCCATCCTGATTGTGGAGTTTGCCAAGGTGAGGGTAGACCGTGGGGAAGACCTGCTGGCGTCTACGCTGGAGGCGGTGCGTTTGCGTTTACGCCCCATCGTGATGACTTCCCTGGCTTTTATTTTAGGGGTGATGCCGCTGGTGCTGGCCACCGGTTCCGGAGCTGTTTCCCGCCGCACCATTGGTTTTACGGTACTGGGGGGCATGACGGCAGCCACCACCATCGCCATATTTGTGGTGCCTGTGTTATTTGTAGTCATCACCCGCCTGTCTTACGGGAAAGATAAGCTGGCCTGGTTAAAAGCGCATCATGAGGAACTGATGGTAAAAGCACAGAAAGTAGAACAGCAGGACATAGACGCACAACTGGAATATGAGATCGCCAAAGCCAGAGAACAACATGATGAGGAGATGCGTTCACAAAAGGGTGATACCTGA
- a CDS encoding metallophosphoesterase, with product MNKDRRSFLRNTSLATGLLLLQNPFRSLAAINSNATWLPGDNREIMIWHTNDLHGQITDLRPANTQGVFLDAGDFLDDTANLDAHMNMIAAMNKAGYHAATIGNKELANGQAALAALIPHMQFTLVNCNYHFSDKSLARQVAPYKIVYAGSLKIGITGVGHALPASSGVTCLPPVQAANEMAMRLKKEEGCQIVICLSHLGYRQPGNTADNRDVAMESTHIDFVIGGHQQKIISSTEVFRNANNHEVYLSQAGSNGIMVGVMKMKFNEDRQGCGIEPGCVMA from the coding sequence ATGAACAAAGATCGTCGCTCCTTTCTGCGCAATACTTCCCTGGCAACAGGTTTGCTGTTATTGCAAAACCCCTTCCGCTCTCTGGCCGCTATCAACAGTAATGCCACCTGGCTTCCCGGTGATAACAGAGAAATCATGATATGGCATACCAATGACCTGCACGGACAGATAACAGATCTGCGCCCGGCAAATACACAGGGTGTATTCCTGGATGCCGGTGACTTCCTGGATGATACCGCTAACCTGGATGCACATATGAATATGATCGCCGCGATGAACAAAGCCGGCTATCATGCTGCTACCATCGGCAACAAGGAACTGGCCAACGGACAGGCTGCCCTGGCGGCGCTGATACCCCATATGCAGTTTACTTTAGTCAACTGTAATTACCATTTTTCAGATAAGTCGCTGGCCCGTCAGGTAGCTCCTTATAAAATCGTATATGCGGGATCGTTAAAGATCGGGATCACCGGCGTTGGCCATGCATTGCCCGCCAGCAGCGGTGTTACCTGCCTTCCACCAGTACAGGCAGCCAACGAAATGGCTATGCGTCTTAAAAAGGAAGAAGGTTGTCAGATCGTCATCTGCCTCTCGCATCTGGGATACCGCCAGCCGGGTAATACCGCCGACAACCGTGATGTAGCCATGGAATCTACCCATATCGATTTTGTAATCGGCGGACATCAGCAGAAAATTATTTCATCCACCGAAGTGTTCCGTAATGCCAATAATCATGAAGTATACCTCAGCCAGGCTGGTTCCAATGGTATCATGGTGGGCGTTATGAAAATGAAGTTCAATGAAGACCGCCAGGGATGCGGTATTGAACCCGGTTGTGTGATGGCCTGA